One genomic region from Nymphaea colorata isolate Beijing-Zhang1983 chromosome 12, ASM883128v2, whole genome shotgun sequence encodes:
- the LOC116265858 gene encoding uncharacterized protein LOC116265858, with protein sequence MHQYSTTPPWHRAWTEEMIIEVNRRLQTMERVQAEVEARLHTAIATGFRDLLQQAPTLGSAPLSDPHSSNRSPAHAVLTSSLTLTAPGSLHAPNTSVSGQDQCTSPVSAIPFFQPTIATLPQPPISADVTFGSFGSTVPTTNVLPTVMLNSVTGGTNNVALPGRSNSRTDAPAGFLPTSSPGFYGGIEPACFKHAKMDFPRFNKEDLHRWIFKAEQFFECHGILETMKVADAAMNFEGKVIRWYRWLIDQHGRPDWRTLISAMAARFGPSAYVDYNQELSKIRQTGSIEDYQERFEEFSNMVREWPIEALIGTFVGGLKEEIRIEVQGMRPLNLHDCFAITRMVEEKQQRYQSLRRGAAGVRPHEAATTNSEIQPDWTNLTKPPNRPIIRRLTPEQIREKQRQNICFHCDQPWTPGHACRRFHMYQVEEEGEDAPTETIGEQRQDEGEFAQSPEISLHALSGHEVPQLMRVEGRLHGRKVSVLVDTGSTHNFICEKSARALGCEIDQQAAFDVVVGDGSTLKCKGRCTDEKLEIQGHGFSVQLYTLAMARADLVLGIHWLKGLGEVVLDFVNMRMHFTQPDGKRLTLSATPRQLVQETATSKMLRGAAASYVLLMTSTEGRREFSNVFSVPHGLPPSRAYDHHIELHPEANAVKRRPYRYNPTHRDSLTRLVQEMLEQGIIQPSRNPFASPALLVRKKVGNWRFCVDYHALNALTVKNRYPLPIMEDLLDELRGAALFSELDLRAGYHQIQIAPQDVPKTAFLTPDGHYEFRVMSFGLTNAPATFQSLMNDIFWPYLHRFVLVFFDDILVFSADEEVHLKHLRVVLSTLRQHSLHAKLSKCSFGMSEATYLGHVIGNGSVKMEEAKVLAVRN encoded by the exons ATGCACCAGTATTCCACAACGCCGCCCTGGCATCGCGCCTGGACGGAAGAAATGATCATCGAAGTGAACCGCAGGCTGCAGACCATGGAACGAGTGCAAGCCGAGGTTGAGGCTCGTCTCCACACCGCCATAGCAACCGGTTTTCGCGATCTGCTCCAGCAAGCCCCCACCCTTGGCAGCGCTCCGCTCAGCGACCCACATTCCAGCAACCGCTCACCAGCCCATGCGGTCCTCACCAGCTCGCTGACACTCACGGCGCCAGGCTCCCTCCACGCACCCAATACAAGTGTGTCGGGGCAGGATCAGTGTACGTCGCCGGTCAGCGCCATACCCTTTTTCCAACCGACCATCGCGACTCTACCTCAGCCTCCGATCAGTGCCGACGTCACATTTGGGTCTTTCGGATCGACCGTGCCCACTACCAACGTGCTGCCCACCGTTATGTTGAACTCCGTTACCGGCGGCACTAACAACGTAGCACTCCCGGGCCGCAGCAACAGCCGAACGGACGCCCCTGCGGGGTTCCTTCCGACCTCATCTCCTGGCTTTTATGGAGGTATTGAACCGGCGTGCTTCAAGCACGCCAAGATGGACTTTCCCCGATTCAACAAAGAAGATTTACATAGATGGATATTTAAAGCCGAGCAGTTCTTCGAGTGCCACGGGATCTTGGAGACGATGAAGGTGGCTGATGCTGCCATGAACTTCGAAGGGAAAGTCATTCGTTGGTACCGATGGCTGATTGATCAACACGGACGGCCAGACTGGAGGACCTTGATTTCAGCCATGGCGGCGCGTTTCGGACCTTCAGCTTATGTTGATTACAATCAGGAACTCTCCAAAATACGTCAGACGGGGTCGATTGAAGACTACCAAGAGCGTTTCGAAGAATTTAGCAATATGGTTCGGGAATGGCCAATAGAAGCTTTGATTGGTACCTTTGTTGGGGGACTCAAAGAGGAAATCCGTATTGAGGTGCAAGGCATGCGACCCCTCAATTTGCATGACTGTTTTGCGATAACCCGTATGGTGGAGGAAAAGCAGCAGCGATATCAGAGCCTCAGGCGAGGGGCAGCCGGGGTTCGTCCTCACGAGGCAGCAACTACGAATTCGGAAATACAACCCGACTGGACGAACTTAACCAAACCACCAAACCGCCCTATTATTCGCCGTCTGACCCCGGAACAAATAAGGGAAAAACAGCGTCAAAATATTTGCTTCCATTGTGATCAACCGTGGACACCGGGCCACGCATGTAGACGCTTTCATATGTaccaagttgaagaagaaggggaggatgCCCCGACGGAGACTATTGGAGAACAGAGACAAGATGAAGGAGAGTTTGCCCAGTCGCCCGAAATATCCCTCCATGCCCTATCAGGACATGAAGTGCCTCAATTGATGCGAGTGGAGGGCCGACTCCACGGTCGGAAGGTCAGTGTACTTGTGGATACAGGGTCCACACATAACTTCATCTGTGAGAAGTCCGCTAGAGCCCTGGGGTGTGAAATCGATCAGCAAGCGGCTTTTGATGTGGTCGTGGGAGATGGAAGCACCTTAAAATGTAAGGGGCGGTGCACCGACGAGAAACTGGAGATACAGGGCCATGGGTTTTCGGTACAGTTGTATACACTAGCAATGGCCAGGGCGGACCTCGTCTTGGGCATCCATTGGTTGAAAGGGCTGGGCGAGGTCGTGTTGGACTTCGTTAACATGAGAATGCACTTTACACAACCGGATGGGAAGCGCCTCACCCTGTCAGCTACTCCAAGACAGCTAGTTCAAGAGACCGCCACCTCCAAAATGTTGCGGGGAGCGGCTGCTTCGTACGTGCTCCTCATGACCAGCACCGAGGGAAGGAGAG AATTTTCAAATGTGTTCAGTGTCCCTCATGGGTTGCCTCCTTCGCGCGCCTATGACCACCATATAGAGCTACATCCCGAGGCAAATGCAGTGAAAAGGAGACCATACAGGTATAACCCGACCCACCGTGATTCACTAACTCGATTGGTACAAGAAATGTTGGAACAAGGAATTATACAGCCTAGTCGCAACCCATTTGCGTCTCCTGCCCTCTTGGTGCGCAAGAAGGTTGGAAactggcggttttgtgtagacTACCACGCCTTGAATGCTCTAACAGTGAAGAATCGTTATCCCCTGCCCATCATGGAAGATCTCCTTGATGAACTCAGGGGGGCAGCCCTATTTTCAGAGTTGGATCTTCGAGCCGGGTACCACCAGATACAGATCGCACCACAAGATGTACCGAAGACAGCATTCTTAACTCCAGATGGACATTATGAGTTTCGAGTGATGTCGTTCGGCCTCACGAATGCTCCTGCGACGTTCCAGTCACTCATGAACGATATCTTCTGGCCATACCTGCACAGGTTCGTACTGgtcttctttgatgacatccttGTATTTAGTGCAGACGAAGAGGTGCACTTAAAGCATCTGCGGGTGGTGCTCTCTACGTTGCGACAACACTCCCTTCACGCCAAACTCTCTAAGTGTTCATTCGGCATGAGTGAAGCCACGTATCTCGGCCACGTGATTGGCAACGGTAGCGTAAAGATGGAAGAGGCTAAGGTACTGGCAGTGCGTAATTGA
- the LOC116265666 gene encoding pentatricopeptide repeat-containing protein At2g30780, with amino-acid sequence MRWSYLRFKALIRSSRSVRRYHHHPRCRPLCPDERTGSFLPSFRTTGPYRTDLPPLSTANRAVTVRCCCSGGDGEELTLKTAKAGRRGKGKNSGTVDMISELVVELVAAAVGSEPEAAAGRVKEILEAELQIFVASDRDFSVRLLNRLERWPELALRVFNWKRQRIDDGVSIAIEEYSKAMSIAGRLKQLDLAHELFTEACSRGIQTTSTYNGLMTAYMYNGLTKKVLSIFEDLKTHPHCSPNIVTYNILLSVFGRSMLVDHMEMVYGVILESNLTPNVSTYNTLIAGYITAWMWKDMEKIFEQMSAGNVKPDTDTYLLLLRGYAHWGRLDKMEEMYELVKDHVNKRELPLIRAMVCAYCKSSDFNRVRKIEELMKLLPQNEHRAWLDVLLIRVYAQEDLVEGMENSISRAFKQNTVVVTASVMRSIISSYFRCNAVDNLSSFVKQAESAGWKLCRSIYHCLMVMYGAQCRLAEMENVLDEMKTYNFSPTKKTFLILYKVYAKYGKRNEMERLLTIMCKAGFGIPLDALSFFS; translated from the exons ATGAGGTGGTCATACTTAAGATTTAAGGCTCTAATCAGGTCCTCCAGAAGTGTCCGCCGCTACCACCACCATCCCCGCTGCCGACCCCTTTGCCCAGATGAGAGAACCGgctcttttcttccttcctttcgTACTACAGGCCCATACCGGACCGACCTTCCCCCTCTGTCCACTGCCAACCGCGCGGTCACCGTTCGCTGTTGTTGTAGCGGCGGCGACGGGGAGGAACTTACTCTGAAGACGGCGAAGGCAGGTCGGCGGGGAAAGGGCAAAAACAGTGGCACCGTTGACATGATATCAGAGCTGGTTGTTGAATTGGTTGCCGCCGCCGTGGGTTCAGAACCTGAGGCCGCCGCCGGCAGGGTGAAGGAGATCTTGGAGGCGGAGCTGCAGATATTCGTGGCGTCTGATCGAGACTTTTCTGTTCGGCTCCTGAATCGCCTGGAACGTTGGCCTGAGTTGGCACTGCGG GTTTTTAATTGGAAACGTCAGCGGATAGATGATGGTGTCTCAATAGCTATTGAGGAGTACTCCAAGGCTATGTCAATTGCGGGAAGGCTTAAGCAGCTTGATCTTGCCCATGAGCTATTTACAGAGGCATGTTCCAGAGGAATACAAACAACTTCAACTTATAATGGGCTTATGACGGCTTATATGTATAATGGACTAACCAAAAAGGTTCTATCCATATTTGAGGATCTGAAAACACATCCACATTGTAGTCCAAACATAGTGACTTACAATATCCTTTTATCAGTTTTTGGACGATCTATGCTTGTTGATCACATGGAAATGGTCTATGGGGTGATATTGGAATCAAATTTGACCCCAAACGTGAGTACATATAATACTCTTATTGCTGGTTATATCACAGCTTGGATGTGGAAGGATATGGAGAAAATTTTTGAGCAGATGTCCGCGGGCAACGTAAAGCCTGACACTGATACATACTTGTTGCTGCTTAGAGGTTATGCACACTGGGGAAGACTTGACAAAATGGAAGAGATGTACGAATTGGTGAAGGATCATGTAAACAAGAGAGAGTTGCCTCTCATAAGAGCAATGGTGTGTGCCTATTGTAAGAGTTCTGATTTCAATAGAGTTAGGAAGATTGAGGAGCTCATGAAACTTTTACCACAAAATGAACACAGGGCTTGGTTGGATGTCTTGCTGATTAGGGTCTACGCTCAAGAGGACCTGGTGGAGGGAATGGAAAATTCTATATCAAGAGCTTTTAAGCAGAATACAGTGGTTGTAACGGCCAGTGTAATGCGATCAATTATATCAAGTTATTTTAGATGTAATGCAGTGGATAATCTCAGTTCATTTGTGAAGCAAGCAGAGTCTGCAGGATGGAAACTTTGCAGATCAATCTACCACTGCTTGATGGTTATGTATGGTGCACAATGTCGTCTTGCCGAAATGGAGAATGTTCTGGATGAGATGAAGACCTACAACTTTAgtccaacaaaaaaaacattcttAATACTGTATAAGGTTTATGCTAAATATggcaaaagaaatgaaatggaAAGACTACTGACGATAATGTGCAAAGCAGGTTTTGGTATTCCATTGGATGCGTTATCATTCTTTTCATAG
- the LOC116266046 gene encoding probable tocopherol O-methyltransferase, chloroplastic: protein MASDGSSSQLLQSPPAKLGPLSLVTNWVRPLWRASPRRAPESVKPEAAKAKSLQQGIAEFYDESSRAWEDIWGEHMHHGFYQPGEKASLSGHRSAQLRMIEEALCFAGVPGDEKGRPKRIVDVGCGIGGSSRHLAGKYGARCRGITLSPFQARRANELSSSQGLGDQVFFQVADALEQPFPDGKFDLVWSMESGEHMPDKKKFVNELARVAAPGATIIIVTWCHRNLLPNEESLQPQEVELLEKICDAFYLPAWCSAADYAKIAESLNLEDIKTADWSEHVAPFWPAVIRSALTLKGFISMLRAGWKTMKGAMVMPLMIEGYKTNLIKFAIITCKRPLYQ from the exons ATGGCGTCTGATGGGTCGTCGTCCCAACTCCTCCAATCGCCACCTGCAAAACTCGGTCCCCTCTCCCTCGTGACCAACTGGGTGCGGCCATTGTGGCGCGCCTCGCCTCGCCGTGCGCCGGAATCCGTCAAACCGGAGGCAGCAAAGGCCAAGAGCCTGCAGCAGGGGATCGCGGAGTTCTACGACGAGTCTTCCAGGGCATGGGAGGATATCTGGGGAGAGCACATGCACCATGGGTTCTACCAGCCGGGCGAGAAAGCCTCGCTTTCCGGCCACCGGTCGGCGCAGTTGCGAATGATCGAGGAGGCCTTGTGCTTCGCAGGCGTGCCAG GTGATGAGAAAGGGAGGCCGAAGAGGATTGTGGATGTTGGGTGTGGAATCGGGGGCAGCTCCAGGCACCTCGCCGGAAAATACGGGGCAAGATGCCGGGGAATAACCTTGAGTCCCTTTCAGGCACGAAGAGCCAATGAACTTTCATCATCCCAAGGGCTCGGAGATCAA GTGTTCTTCCAGGTTGCAGATGCACTGGAGCAGCCTTTTCCAGATGGGAAGTTTGACTTGGTTTGGTCCATGGAGAGTGGAGAGCACATGCCTGACAAGAAGAAG TTTGTGAACGAGTTAGCGCGAGTCGCCGCTCCCGGAGCAACGATCATCATCGTGACGTGGTGCCACCGGAATCTGCTGCCCAATGAGGAGTCGCTACAGCCGCAGGAGGTGGAGCTGTTGGAGAAGATATGTGATGCATTCTATCTTCCTGCATGGTGCTCTGCTGCTGATTATGCTAAAATTGCAGAATCCCTCAACTTGGAG GATATCAAGACAGCAGATTGGTCTGAGCATGTGGCACCATTTTGGCCTGCTGTCATCCGATCAGCGTTAACCTTAAAAGGCTTCATTTCCATGCTTAGAGCTG GATGGAAAACCATGAAAGGAGCAATGGTGATGCCACTAATGATCGAAGGCTACAAGACGAACCTCATAAAGTTTGCCATAATCACATGCAAGAGGCCTCTATaccagtag